One window of the Thermofilum sp. genome contains the following:
- a CDS encoding ABC transporter ATP-binding protein, which produces MRAVQVSNLVKDFGTFRALKGVSFEVEEGEVFGLIGPNGAGKTTTFRIIVGLLTPTAGEVKVLGRKPGDLELKKVVSYLPEDAGTYKNITGYELLKIVAELYFGKSREAEEALELGLRIAGLGGKIHEKMKNYSKGMKRRVQIARALMVKPKVAVLDEPTAGLDVIQAKEVREVVKKYSAELGTTVLVSSHNMLEVEDLCGRVAMIHGGVVVKEGFVSDLLKEYGARNLEEVFFQVVGGGAR; this is translated from the coding sequence ATGCGCGCGGTTCAAGTTTCCAACCTCGTTAAGGACTTCGGCACTTTCAGAGCACTCAAAGGCGTTAGCTTCGAGGTTGAGGAAGGCGAGGTCTTCGGCTTAATAGGGCCGAACGGCGCTGGGAAGACCACCACGTTCCGCATCATTGTCGGCCTGCTCACCCCGACAGCAGGGGAGGTGAAGGTGCTGGGTAGGAAGCCGGGAGACCTGGAGCTGAAGAAAGTGGTGTCGTACCTTCCCGAGGACGCGGGGACGTACAAGAACATCACGGGGTACGAGCTCCTCAAGATAGTCGCGGAGCTCTACTTCGGGAAGAGCCGCGAGGCTGAAGAGGCTCTCGAGCTCGGCTTGAGGATCGCGGGGCTGGGCGGCAAGATTCACGAGAAAATGAAGAACTACAGCAAGGGGATGAAGAGGCGGGTTCAAATCGCCAGAGCGTTGATGGTGAAGCCTAAGGTGGCGGTTCTCGATGAGCCGACCGCGGGGCTGGACGTCATTCAGGCGAAAGAAGTGAGAGAAGTTGTCAAAAAGTACTCCGCTGAGCTCGGCACCACGGTGCTGGTATCCAGCCACAACATGCTTGAGGTAGAGGATCTCTGCGGGAGGGTTGCGATGATTCATGGGGGTGTGGTCGTGAAGGAAGGTTTCGTCAGCGACCTGCTCAAGGAGTACGGCGCGCGGAACCTCGAGGAGGTCTTCTTCCAGGTCGTGGGAGGTGGTGCTAGGTGA
- a CDS encoding ABC transporter permease, whose amino-acid sequence MIKPLVEKEVKDLLRDPRIIVPFILGALLLPLLGFVISISMRAAVEQAVTGTQVIGLLDLDGTPTSAELAAWLEQRGVSVVRLAEGSLDSLAEEAAGRGAEVVVIIPRGFGEAISQRRPVNLTFLNVVEELSLLGVSKAVVSASLIEEYVSAAMLRGTGISPSVVRNPVRVAQYTFLTSKGVQLPGDPESLVGLSLSVMLIPLIVVMLALTTMQMSATSMAVENEERTLETLLTLPVPATHILLAKLLAMFVVALLGSVLQLAGMVAYFLLLMSQLVQMSPGQQAPATGVSDLLAPGASTFLAAPAQLVSPQGLGALAVSLLLSLFFCAALGVVVGALSKDVRIASTMVSPLATLFIVPIFLIVYMSSKAMNPLLRAALYILPFTQPAILSKEMIAYTLPPELPVYLTASLALTLLMVYLTSRLLSIETLSRLQRSISTIAPSLKRK is encoded by the coding sequence GTGATCAAGCCTCTCGTCGAGAAGGAGGTTAAAGACCTGCTGAGAGACCCGAGGATTATCGTGCCTTTCATCCTGGGTGCTCTACTCCTACCCCTGCTCGGCTTCGTCATCAGCATCTCTATGCGCGCAGCCGTTGAGCAGGCTGTTACAGGTACACAGGTTATAGGGCTTCTCGACCTTGACGGCACGCCCACCTCCGCAGAGCTCGCCGCCTGGCTGGAGCAGCGCGGCGTGAGCGTGGTGCGGCTTGCGGAAGGCTCGCTGGACAGCTTAGCGGAGGAAGCTGCGGGGAGGGGAGCGGAGGTCGTGGTCATCATACCTAGAGGTTTCGGGGAGGCGATTTCGCAGAGGAGGCCTGTTAACCTGACTTTCCTCAACGTGGTCGAAGAGCTCTCTCTCCTCGGAGTGTCTAAAGCTGTGGTTTCTGCGAGCCTAATCGAAGAGTACGTGTCCGCGGCTATGCTTCGCGGCACGGGAATCAGCCCTTCAGTCGTCAGGAACCCCGTAAGGGTGGCTCAGTACACGTTCCTTACGAGCAAGGGCGTGCAGCTCCCGGGAGATCCCGAGTCTCTCGTCGGTTTAAGCCTCTCGGTTATGCTCATACCTCTGATAGTCGTCATGCTCGCTCTCACGACGATGCAGATGTCTGCTACCTCGATGGCTGTCGAAAACGAGGAGAGAACCCTCGAGACGCTTCTCACCCTACCGGTACCCGCCACCCACATCTTACTAGCGAAGCTCCTCGCGATGTTTGTAGTAGCGCTGCTAGGCTCCGTGCTTCAGCTGGCGGGCATGGTAGCCTACTTCCTGCTCCTCATGTCTCAACTCGTCCAGATGTCGCCCGGGCAGCAGGCACCCGCAACCGGGGTCTCTGATCTCCTCGCTCCCGGCGCTTCAACATTCCTCGCGGCACCAGCTCAGCTCGTCAGCCCGCAGGGCCTCGGAGCCCTCGCGGTCAGCCTTCTTCTCTCGCTGTTCTTCTGCGCAGCCCTCGGCGTGGTAGTCGGAGCGCTCAGCAAGGATGTGCGTATCGCAAGTACGATGGTAAGTCCGCTCGCCACGCTCTTCATCGTCCCTATATTCCTGATAGTCTACATGAGCTCTAAAGCTATGAACCCGCTGCTGCGCGCAGCTCTCTACATCCTACCGTTCACTCAACCTGCAATACTCAGCAAGGAGATGATAGCCTACACGCTCCCGCCAGAGCTCCCAGTCTACCTGACCGCTTCCCTCGCACTCACGCTGCTTATGGTTTACCTAACTTCGCGCCTACTCTCCATAGAGACTCTCTCCAGGCTCCAGAGATCTATATCCACTATAGCACCCTCCCTTAAGCGTAAATAA
- a CDS encoding sugar ABC transporter permease produces MGLSREASKKILMLAMLLPAVAVIILFLAVPAALTLLISLTELDYRFQWIWCGLENYARLFSSPVLQLIVKATAIYVAGTLAFNTLMGLAIALISTHVHDALGTFVRAVWLLPRVLPSVIWALLMMWIFSPLEHGFLNSLIVRAGGSPVPWTFLYYWPFLFIVNGFIGSSLSGIIFSSAIKSIPQDYIIAAKLDGASGFTIVRRIILPMIKWHIAFFVAYNTLSLLASFEYIMLTLNGGPGFYSTEVMILHAYHLAFGQYMVAMDFGYAATIVTILLVVGLALSVIYWRVFRLRRLMIEPKLE; encoded by the coding sequence GTGGGGTTGTCCCGTGAAGCTTCCAAGAAAATACTAATGCTCGCTATGCTTCTCCCAGCTGTAGCTGTGATTATTCTCTTCCTAGCGGTGCCGGCAGCTTTGACGCTTCTCATCTCGCTGACAGAGCTTGACTACAGGTTCCAGTGGATATGGTGCGGGCTGGAGAACTACGCGAGGCTCTTCAGCAGCCCGGTGCTGCAGCTCATCGTGAAGGCGACCGCGATATACGTCGCCGGTACTCTCGCCTTTAACACGCTCATGGGGCTCGCTATCGCGCTGATCTCGACCCACGTTCACGACGCTCTCGGCACGTTCGTGAGGGCGGTCTGGCTGCTCCCGAGGGTTCTCCCGAGCGTGATCTGGGCTCTCCTGATGATGTGGATATTCTCGCCCCTCGAGCACGGCTTCCTGAACTCCCTCATCGTCAGAGCGGGAGGGAGCCCTGTTCCTTGGACATTCCTCTACTACTGGCCTTTCCTTTTCATCGTGAACGGTTTCATAGGCTCTAGCCTTTCGGGAATCATCTTCAGCTCTGCGATCAAGTCGATCCCCCAGGACTACATAATCGCGGCGAAATTGGACGGTGCCTCCGGCTTCACCATAGTGCGGAGGATTATCCTCCCGATGATCAAGTGGCATATAGCGTTCTTCGTAGCCTACAACACTCTCTCCCTCCTCGCATCCTTCGAGTACATAATGCTCACGCTAAACGGCGGGCCGGGCTTCTACTCGACAGAGGTTATGATCCTCCACGCTTACCACCTGGCTTTCGGCCAGTACATGGTCGCTATGGACTTCGGCTACGCCGCAACCATCGTGACTATTCTCCTCGTGGTAGGCCTAGCGCTCTCCGTGATCTACTGGAGAGTTTTCCGGCTCAGGAGGCTGATGATCGAG
- a CDS encoding thioredoxin family protein, which yields MSEQLRVGRGSPHGIYVYSPEARRWVSASRESILADGAYVIYFDNTSCSACRKFDETWFPFTERAAAESRVRFVIVLCEWFAKRCTSEDAKELFKEFDVHISPTLVFLRRENGKIVKKLKAEGLMPPGWLAVTYAAFVASLESTP from the coding sequence ATGAGCGAGCAGCTCAGAGTTGGGCGTGGCTCGCCGCACGGGATCTACGTGTACTCCCCCGAGGCTAGGAGGTGGGTCAGCGCCAGCAGGGAGAGCATCCTCGCCGACGGCGCCTACGTGATCTACTTCGATAACACCAGCTGCAGTGCTTGCCGCAAGTTCGACGAAACGTGGTTCCCCTTCACCGAGAGAGCTGCGGCGGAGAGCCGGGTGAGGTTCGTCATCGTCCTGTGCGAGTGGTTCGCGAAGAGGTGCACGTCGGAGGACGCGAAAGAGCTCTTCAAGGAGTTCGACGTGCACATCTCCCCTACGCTCGTCTTCCTCAGGAGGGAGAACGGGAAGATTGTGAAGAAGCTGAAAGCAGAAGGGCTCATGCCGCCCGGCTGGCTGGCAGTCACTTATGCCGCCTTCGTAGCGAGCCTGGAGAGCACACCCTAG
- a CDS encoding extracellular solute-binding protein, with translation MFRKRRGHIDKMVALLLAALFIVGLVAGYLVSSVTAPPTTGEVVPKSEYDKLLRELEDLRRQIGAGAAPVEIVITAWTQGPERESIYRQANLEEAARRLTQMFKAVGVPATVRVEGEFSTASWTDYRKKLYLALEGGTGPCIFLTAHIDTATLADNGWIIPLDDYIKKYWNWTYYDVISGLWNSVTYKGRIWAIPQDTEARPVYYNKLLLKKLGWTDEMINDLPNKVLRGEFTLYDMLRVAKEAVDKGVVEPGYGIWHRPNAGPDWPIVYLAFGGELYDPGTGKLVADMKVWRKYFEWFYEASMARSKVISDKLTALDWNRDIHPTIVAGKVLFWMGGTWHKGQWVSSFGLSEEKFWEMFGFMLYPPGEKGGRPVTLSQPMAYFISKTCKYPEVAFLILTLATDSYLNSLHAVQSAHLAILYSQLSDPTYTKDKFLAATGYMVEYAKYQPLHPKWGEYQTTIFEVVKGIETGAFTPDTALATFRDLLRSRLGDAVIIRE, from the coding sequence GTGTTCAGAAAAAGGCGTGGGCATATCGACAAGATGGTTGCACTGCTCCTCGCAGCCCTCTTCATAGTTGGCCTCGTGGCCGGGTACCTGGTTTCCTCGGTCACAGCGCCTCCAACAACTGGTGAGGTTGTCCCAAAGAGCGAGTACGACAAGCTTCTGAGAGAGCTGGAAGACCTTAGGAGGCAGATCGGAGCCGGAGCGGCGCCTGTCGAGATCGTTATCACCGCTTGGACTCAAGGGCCCGAGAGGGAGTCCATATACAGGCAGGCTAACCTGGAGGAGGCTGCGAGAAGGCTTACACAGATGTTCAAGGCTGTTGGGGTGCCTGCAACTGTTAGAGTGGAGGGTGAGTTCTCGACTGCGAGCTGGACTGACTACAGGAAGAAGCTGTACCTAGCTCTTGAGGGCGGCACTGGCCCCTGCATCTTCCTGACAGCTCACATAGACACGGCAACCCTGGCCGATAACGGCTGGATTATCCCCCTCGACGACTACATTAAGAAGTACTGGAACTGGACTTACTACGACGTTATCAGCGGATTGTGGAACTCTGTAACCTACAAGGGCAGGATCTGGGCTATCCCGCAGGACACCGAGGCCAGGCCAGTGTACTACAACAAGCTCCTCCTCAAAAAGCTCGGCTGGACCGACGAGATGATCAACGACCTGCCCAACAAGGTGCTCCGAGGCGAGTTCACTCTCTACGACATGCTGAGAGTCGCGAAAGAGGCTGTGGACAAGGGTGTCGTCGAGCCTGGCTACGGTATCTGGCACAGGCCTAACGCGGGCCCCGACTGGCCGATAGTCTACCTCGCTTTCGGCGGCGAGCTCTACGACCCAGGTACGGGCAAGCTCGTCGCGGACATGAAGGTCTGGAGAAAGTACTTCGAGTGGTTCTACGAGGCCTCGATGGCGAGAAGCAAGGTGATCAGCGACAAGCTGACCGCGCTGGACTGGAACAGGGACATCCACCCGACGATAGTCGCGGGCAAGGTCCTCTTCTGGATGGGAGGCACTTGGCACAAGGGCCAGTGGGTCTCCTCCTTCGGTCTCTCCGAGGAGAAATTCTGGGAGATGTTCGGCTTCATGCTCTACCCGCCGGGCGAGAAGGGAGGTAGGCCGGTCACTCTCTCCCAGCCTATGGCGTACTTTATCTCGAAGACTTGCAAGTACCCTGAGGTGGCTTTCCTCATACTCACGCTGGCGACTGACAGCTACCTGAACTCACTCCACGCGGTTCAGAGCGCTCACCTGGCGATCCTGTACAGCCAGCTCTCCGACCCGACGTACACGAAGGACAAGTTCCTCGCCGCGACCGGCTACATGGTCGAGTACGCGAAGTACCAGCCTCTCCACCCGAAGTGGGGTGAGTACCAGACTACGATCTTCGAAGTCGTTAAGGGTATAGAGACGGGAGCCTTCACACCAGATACAGCGCTCGCGACGTTCAGAGACCTGCTCAGGTCGAGGCTGGGAGATGCCGTCATAATAAGAGAGTGA
- a CDS encoding glycerophosphodiester phosphodiesterase, producing MPRNFLLTGHRGAAALEAENTLPSFYKAVECGATAVELDVYPTRDGVAVVVHDEDLSRLTGVSALVTQLTYAEASRLRVLGRARIPTLREVLAMAKGRLSVDIEVKKPGVEREVVEAVRELGMAQDVLVTSFIPSTLEAVRKLDPSIEVGVLLEEWDDEYLAIAESVGARVVLPHYSAITGELLQKLRGRGLSAITWTVNDVELARKLLGMGVEGVITDNPCALRTAVGL from the coding sequence GTGCCTCGAAACTTCCTGCTCACAGGGCACCGCGGAGCAGCCGCGCTAGAAGCTGAGAACACTCTGCCAAGCTTCTACAAAGCAGTCGAGTGCGGAGCGACAGCTGTCGAGCTCGACGTGTACCCTACCCGCGACGGGGTAGCAGTAGTCGTCCACGATGAGGATCTATCCAGGCTAACGGGGGTCAGCGCGCTGGTCACCCAGCTCACCTACGCGGAGGCTTCCAGGCTTAGAGTACTTGGGAGGGCTAGGATCCCCACGCTGAGAGAAGTCCTCGCGATGGCTAAGGGGAGGCTGAGCGTAGATATCGAGGTAAAGAAGCCGGGAGTGGAGCGCGAGGTTGTTGAAGCCGTGAGGGAGCTGGGTATGGCTCAAGACGTGCTCGTCACCTCGTTCATCCCCTCCACGCTGGAGGCCGTGAGGAAGCTGGACCCCAGCATCGAGGTCGGGGTCCTCCTCGAGGAGTGGGATGACGAGTACCTGGCGATAGCGGAGAGCGTAGGCGCTAGGGTCGTCCTCCCGCACTACTCGGCTATCACCGGCGAGCTGCTCCAGAAGCTGAGGGGTAGAGGGCTGAGCGCCATCACCTGGACTGTGAACGATGTAGAGCTCGCGAGAAAGCTCCTCGGGATGGGTGTGGAGGGCGTGATCACCGACAACCCTTGCGCTCTGCGGACAGCCGTAGGGCTCTAG